In Panacibacter ginsenosidivorans, the following proteins share a genomic window:
- a CDS encoding choice-of-anchor D domain-containing protein — protein MKTNVLLYQIKNVLISAVLSAIFFLSCQKENSDASTTEHGVDTVGFGLIPTASSVYSAIPVAEIPPGGAGELPGSFFLEIPSVPFSQGIQGSCASCASAMAKSIVDHTKSNASYIDNGIIYSPSYLYTQAIQFPGSCSLGSEIYKNLDILKDKGICKLSEMAYSDADCSTLPDSKQDSLAAGHKIDHYFRVDPLDRSTIKKFIYAGLPVIVAIRVDDHFANDYWNQDNKNLVWSKFGAYQNTNHAVLLYGWDDEKNSFKILNQWGNRWGDNGSIWVDYDLVEETSVFFQAYIIQNPTNTNSLKITGDLNFGDVQVNTKVTKYLTLQNTGSSKIDISEVSVSAPYSVEWQTASVDAGKSKTLGVIFEPVNASQSDQILTIVSNAVNKNEEINVTGNGIVETSQTKIISISGDMDFGSIDVGTTASQTLKINNNGNSDLTVTSISYSAAGYAGNWSGVISAGDVQEVTVSFSPSSAQSYPCTLTVNCDLTGGNNTALLSGAGKQVQQKTRIISLSGDLSFGDVAIGDTHHSTLTIYNTGNSDLTINGFDIPGSFKKGSYTSLITPGASEDVDVSFSPLSQQNYTGVIKVYSDATSGSNEISVSGRGVAGSGGTVIVSPPIGSYGNCQDFGNYSCDASVSYGTGIINAKIVSVNTSTHTIVVEIKKCDGSAFNYGGHLNVVSDLCSGVSFVFGAFSAGSKSFQMTFSDTYMSGTKTYYPFIVQEVNSFTYQYAAPKISITY, from the coding sequence ATACCGTCGGATTTGGACTTATACCAACGGCATCTTCCGTCTACAGTGCTATACCGGTTGCTGAAATACCACCTGGTGGGGCAGGTGAATTGCCTGGTTCTTTCTTTTTAGAAATCCCTTCTGTCCCTTTTAGCCAGGGTATACAAGGATCTTGCGCAAGTTGCGCTTCGGCTATGGCAAAAAGTATCGTTGACCATACAAAGTCGAATGCATCTTATATTGACAACGGTATCATCTATTCTCCCTCTTACCTGTACACCCAGGCTATCCAATTTCCGGGATCATGTTCTCTCGGATCAGAGATTTACAAAAACCTCGATATCTTGAAGGACAAAGGAATATGCAAGCTTTCAGAAATGGCTTACTCCGATGCTGATTGTTCAACCCTTCCGGATTCAAAGCAGGATAGCCTCGCAGCTGGCCATAAAATCGATCACTATTTCCGTGTAGATCCCCTTGACAGAAGCACTATAAAGAAATTTATTTATGCTGGTTTACCAGTGATTGTTGCCATTCGTGTAGACGACCATTTTGCGAACGATTACTGGAATCAAGATAATAAGAATTTGGTGTGGAGCAAGTTTGGTGCGTATCAAAATACCAACCATGCGGTGCTTTTATACGGATGGGATGATGAAAAAAATTCGTTTAAAATCCTGAACCAATGGGGTAACCGATGGGGTGATAATGGCTCCATCTGGGTTGACTATGATCTGGTAGAAGAAACAAGTGTTTTTTTTCAGGCTTATATCATCCAAAACCCGACAAACACGAATTCGCTAAAAATTACCGGTGACTTGAATTTCGGCGACGTCCAGGTAAATACAAAAGTTACCAAATATCTGACACTTCAAAATACAGGTTCATCCAAAATTGACATATCCGAGGTGTCTGTGAGTGCGCCTTATTCCGTGGAGTGGCAAACCGCTTCGGTTGATGCTGGTAAAAGTAAAACACTCGGCGTTATTTTTGAACCTGTTAACGCCAGCCAGTCTGATCAAATATTGACCATAGTATCCAATGCGGTAAACAAAAACGAAGAAATTAACGTCACAGGAAATGGAATTGTAGAAACCAGCCAAACAAAAATCATTTCCATATCAGGAGACATGGATTTTGGCAGCATTGATGTGGGCACTACGGCTTCACAAACACTGAAGATTAATAATAACGGGAATAGTGACCTGACAGTAACTTCTATTAGTTATTCTGCAGCTGGCTATGCTGGTAACTGGAGCGGTGTAATTAGTGCCGGTGATGTCCAGGAGGTGACGGTCAGCTTCTCTCCGTCATCTGCACAAAGTTATCCCTGCACATTGACTGTGAATTGTGATCTGACCGGTGGAAATAACACGGCCTTATTGAGTGGCGCAGGTAAGCAGGTACAACAAAAAACGAGAATTATTTCTCTCTCTGGCGATCTTTCATTCGGTGACGTTGCCATTGGAGACACCCATCATAGTACTCTAACTATATATAATACAGGAAATTCTGATCTGACGATAAATGGTTTTGATATTCCCGGCAGCTTCAAAAAAGGCAGCTACACATCTCTTATAACGCCAGGTGCGTCAGAAGATGTTGATGTGTCGTTTTCGCCTCTTTCACAACAGAACTATACCGGTGTTATCAAAGTCTATTCGGATGCAACCTCCGGCTCAAACGAAATCAGTGTTAGCGGGCGTGGCGTTGCCGGAAGCGGGGGCACCGTTATTGTTTCCCCTCCAATTGGCAGCTACGGAAATTGCCAAGATTTTGGTAATTACAGTTGTGACGCAAGCGTCTCTTATGGAACCGGAATCATTAATGCAAAAATCGTAAGCGTCAATACTTCAACTCACACAATAGTTGTTGAAATAAAAAAATGTGATGGATCTGCATTTAACTATGGGGGGCACCTAAACGTAGTTTCAGATTTGTGTTCCGGTGTCAGTTTTGTCTTTGGCGCCTTTTCGGCAGGATCAAAGTCTTTTCAAATGACGTTCTCAGACACTTACATGTCCGGAACAAAAACTTATTACCCCTTTATCGTTCAAGAGGTTAATTCCTTTACTTATCAGTATGCCGCACCTAAAATATCAATAACTTATTAG